The proteins below come from a single Triticum aestivum cultivar Chinese Spring chromosome 5D, IWGSC CS RefSeq v2.1, whole genome shotgun sequence genomic window:
- the LOC123121381 gene encoding ribosomal protein S12, mitochondrial, with translation MPTKNQLIRHGREEKRRTDRTRASDQCPQKQGVCLRVSTRTPKKPNSALRKIAKVRLSNRHDIFAHIPGEGHNSQEHSIVLVRGGRVKDSPGVKSHRIRGVKDLLGIPDRRKGRSKYGAERPKSK, from the coding sequence ATGCCTACAAAAAATCAATTGATTCGTCATGGTAGAGAAGAAAAACGGCGCACGGACCGTACTCGAGCTTCGGATCAATGTCCCCAGAAGCAAGGAGTATGCCTGCGTGTTTCGACGAGAACACCGAAAAAACCTAATTCAGCTCTACGTAAGATAGCAAAAGTACGGTTGAGCAATCGACATGATATATTTGCTCACATTCCAGGCGAAGGTCATAATTCGCAGGAACATTCTATAGTCTTAGTCAGAGGAGGTAGAGTGAAAGATTCGCCAGGTGTGAAATCCCATCGTATTCGAGGAGTCAAGGATTTGCTGGGAATTCCGGATCGTAGAAAGGGAAGATCTAAATATGGTGCAGAAAGACCTAAATCGAAATGA
- the LOC123121380 gene encoding putative ATP synthase protein YMF19, with translation MPQLDKLTYFSQFFWLCLLLFTFYILLFNNNNGILGISRILKLRNQLLSHRGGEIRSKDPKNLEDISRKGFSTGLSYMYSSLSEVSQWCKTVDYLGKRGKITLISDFGEISGSRGMERQILYLISKSSYNTSSSRITCWKNIMLTHVPHGQGSIIS, from the coding sequence ATGCCTCAACTTGATAAATTAACTTATTTCTCACAATTCTTCTGGTTATGTCTTCTCCTCTTTACTTTTTATATTCTCTTATTTAATAATAATAATGGAATACTTGGAATTAGTAGAATTCTCAAACTACGGAACCAACTGCTTTCGCACCGGGGGGGCGAGATCCGGAGCAAGGACCCTAAGAATCTGGAAGATATCTCGAGAAAAGGTTTTAGCACCGGTCTCTCATATATGTACTCAAGTTTATCCGAAGTATCCCAATGGTGTAAGACCGTCGACTATTTGGGAAAAAGGGGGAAAATCACTCTGATCTCTGATTTCGGAGAAATAAGTGGCTCACGAGGAATGGAGAGACAGATTCTCTATTTGATCTCGAAGTCCTCATATAACACTTCTTCCAGTCGGATCACTTGTTGGAAAAACATAATGCTCACACATGTTCCACACGGGCAAGGAAGCATAATATCATGA
- the LOC123121382 gene encoding NADH-ubiquinone oxidoreductase chain 3-like codes for MSEFAPICIYLVISPLVSLIPLGVPFPFASNSSTYPEKLSAYECGSDPSGDARSRFDIRFYPVPILFIIPDPEVTFSFPWAVPPNKIDLFGSWSMMAFLLILTIGSLYEWKRGASDRE; via the coding sequence ATGTCGGAATTTGCACCTATTTGTATCTATTTAGTGATCAGTCCGCTAGTTTCTTTGATTCCACTCGGTGTTCCTTTTCCATTTGCTTCCAATAGTTCGACCTATCCAGAAAAATTGTCGGCCTACGAATGTGGTTCCGATCCCTCCGGTGATGCCAGAAGTCGTTTCGATATACGATTTTATCCGGTTCCTATTTTATTTATTATCCCTGATCCGGAagtcaccttttcttttccttgggcAGTACCTCCTAACAAGATTGATCTGTTTGGATCTTGGTCCATGATGGCCTTTTTATTGATTTTGACGATTGGATCTCTCTATGAATGGAAAAGGGGTGCTTCGGATCGGGAGTAA